GGATGCTCATGTAAGTGCTTATACGATATCTTATGTCACATAGTTTCAACACAGTATATAAGAGTTATATCAatgcattgacgtatatctcaggacgggccttacgggcattAAAAAtcgtactagttcagcggtgtcactcacgaattcgagccaatcgcgcgcgtgatgtgaACTCCTCAACCAATCGTGTTCTAGGGGTGTCACActgctgtactggccccattcatattgttcgtaatgccagtcctgagatatatgtcaatgtaTCAATGTAATTGCAGCATCAAACAAAGGAGCTATTGGTGTTGTGCATATGGTTAAGGATGTGACTGATGCCCAGTGGCTGGTGTTCAACGGCAGCGCAGGCCCTTACATGGCTGTGGTCAGTACAGCCATGTTTCAGAATGTAGTTGAATTACTTATGGATAATTCAGATAATGTGGCTGGAATACTTCTCTATGAAAATGCTACAGAGAGGTAAGCAGTTTACATGCGTATGCTTAAAATCGAGGCAAATCAATTTTGTCCTAAATATATGACTGTTCAAAGTTTTAGTTTTGGaacagtttttctttattgtatttaaattaaaagtcaacataagtaaatgctGGTAAAAGCATATCAagaatttttaaatgtttttcttTGTCAATGTTGTGCCTTgtatatcaaaatgatatcaaaattatgctCATTGTGTTTTACTGCATATTCTATATATATATCACATTGCATAATTACTTTCTTAACTTTCAGCACCTATTCCTTTAGTCAAGAATCTGCATGTCCTAATGAATTCTATTCAGCTCAGGGCAGCCAATGCTCTGCAAAAGACAAGTCTGCCTGGAACCCTGTTGGCACAGGCCTCATCAGACGAGATATACCCTTCCCAATATTTTACTTGCCAGCTGCACGGTTAGAGGAGATTGTAAAAATTCGACAATGTTATGAAAGGTAAAGTATTCAAAATATGGAAATGTAAAATGAATGCTTTAATAAATTGTACTTTGGATAAACTTTGTTATACAATGCAATTAATGAGCTAAACTATCAAAATTTTGTACTCAACAATGCTTGCAGTTACAGGCCAACCACAGCCAAAACAGTACCAATATTATTCAAGTTTATTTCATTCCAATTTCATTGAACTCAATGAACCATTTCTTTTTAGGTACAACCTTGATCTGGAGTCACAAGTAGGAAAACCCTTATGCTCCATTCAGTTGAATTCATTCATGTGGGCCGCGGTAAACAGTATTGTATGTCGGAGGAGGTGAGCCATAATTTTTAAACTAATGTGACTACAAAAATTATTCTTCAAaataataggcctgatgacaaattttgaaatccctttaattattgtcggtacacttgtattggttccgaaaaacacaatatttcagctatactcataagatttaacataaataattgcattttattatagctagtttaaaactcgcgcgaaaacgcctcgcacgacatttgtgacgtcaccatttagttggtggtatggtggtagacattgtttacatacttacagttacaaatttcccttgaatccgaatgatattgttaattcagcaccatatattacgattagggatgataaatacattacaaaaatgtatcacaataactcattttacacaaaaactctcacatggttgcaatttaagatgaattatttagatacatgtaaattttgagtgaaaaggctttactttttaatttttaattttttctagttacgacagccaacatggcaatgatagttccattcagccaaataattaaaaaagtttgttggtgaaatatcgtattatttagcattttatttagataataacaaatagatatctcctttatatcgtgtaataatattttttggacgtaataaatgtttagtggcgaaataacattttttttgcaccttcgatGAGAGATCACctctttggtgagaacgtatggatttcggtcaatgaggctgtctatgttgctctaagaaatatgttatggattgatgacgtcactgtttggaacgcttctgattggcttttcaataataatggccgattggagaattttgcagttgtattttattgaataaattaataatccttcagtttatactgagattgggccattttttagaatcatattaacatatatgtttctttgaaaccattatttccatgattctttgttacttggaCCAGGCCTATTCACATGTTGGCTAGATACTATAGTATTAAATACTTGAATGTAATATAAACAATGTTCAATaggaacagagttgcatttaTTTCTACTGTTCCATTTCAAAATGAAAGAAATTCAACAATATTTGCtacactattatttatttatttttgaatagTGACCCTTAGGAGGATAATTAAATCTAGCCTAACATCTTCACGGGCCTAAGCCCATGCATCAAAGCAATAAGTCCTACATTCCTACAGCATGCTTCAACATACAAAAATCTAGCAATAGCTGATGTCATATTTTGCCCTCAGACTTATTTTTTGTGTCCAATTAAGTCATATAACATGGTTAGACCAAGCTGACTTGATGTGACAAAGTGTGGAAGTGCCATAATAACAATCATAATATTCCATGCTGACAATTCCACAgtctgtgcagagttagcttagtctTGTTCTACATATTTTGTTGTTGATGTAATTAACTGAATCTCTGTGTTGCAGATCAGCAGCAAGTGCACTTTTAACTGCCACTAAAGTATGCGACCCGTTAGGAGACAATAATGTGTACTATTCGTTATTTCCTCGAGATAAGGTTAGTACTTTGATTTATAATCATGTTACTGAGTTTCATAATAAGGTAATAGGGAGAATAACTAGAACATTTATATTAACATTAGTTTAAGTCACTGTTAGTTCACCTGCCTGGCCTGCCTGTGCCTGTAGACCACTGGTGGTTCCTGTAAGCAACTGCACTGGTCTGCGAATTTACGAAGAAAACCCTTTATCCGTCAAATGTATTTACTTTCAAACAGTCCCTTATCACTAAAAGGTTAAAACCACTGGTTTATATAAAAAATgcctatttaattaaattaagttatttatgctaatatatttttttgcttataatttttataaggTAAGGTTTCATTATTCATGAATCATTTTATCTACATAGATGTATATCTCCTACttcttgtacagtcacctgcaatagtatgttactcttcgaaggcggcaaaaatatgtgacacgctcttagagttctacaaataagatcgtgtcagatatttttgcggccatcGAAGAAtgacatactattgcaggtgactgtacaggctATTTGGTTCACATCAGGATTGGCCTATCAGATTATTCAATCTGGCTTGTAAAGAGTCACAAGAAGAGTTGACTTTTCTATTGACAAACCAACAAAACTTTATATACTCTTGGACGATTTGGACGTTAAAATTGAATTATTATTTACAGGGCCAACAAAAGAAAAAGGATGTTATACTAGTAACAGCTCGAATCGATACCGCGTCACTCTTCGACGGTGAGTTTAGTTGGCAGTTATACAGAGGGACTTCCATGTCCTTCTATACCTGTTTTACGAAGCTTCGTTACTAATTTAACCATTTTGGTGACATTTCAACGTACAGCCGGcttagccaaggttacaatcgctatcgcttcgacaacgaaacgctttgtgtctctctatcgctcttccatattagtgagacagtgacagttgcgtttcgatcgctacggagcgtaagcgattggcattttGGCTACGCGCCAACCCCTTTCCCCTCTTCCTCTTTTCCTTTTTTCTTTAGCTTTATTTATGTGTATGTACAATATACCTATAACACGCATGCATGTAACaccctctggagttgcaggcgtccaaaggctacggagactgcttaccagcaggcgggccgtatgcttgttttcCACCAacgtttataaaaatatacttttcCATATTAAAGTAATAGACTAGAAGTCGATGATATGGATTAATTATTCGGATCTTGGATCAAAAAGTGCTGGGAATTTTCCATACTAGGTTAATATAAAATGAGGGAATAATTCCGCCCTCCTACAAGTTGTCAGACGAGGATTTTTGCTTGTGGAGCAAACCATGTAAGAATATTTCATTCGTAGAAATAAAAACGAAAATAGTATTATTAGGGTAGTATTAGGGTAGGGTATTACTTATTTAAACATTCATGATTTTATActcattattatttactaaaacgGGACCTAATCGCGTATagttaactttttaaaagtgTGTGCCTAGTGTGCGAAACGTTCAagttgataaacaagaccagGTGCGGGTAGTGCGAAAAACTCGCGGGCTAGAAAATGTTGATGtcaaccatggtctaataaaacatggtcttctattcccagagtgacacgggcctacgtcacaataacattgccactttatttcaacataacatgttacatgggtacattatacctatggttaacaagttaaaatatttctttataattttataattttcatttatatgtattttatcttaaattttacattaacacgtcatttttaattattcgttagcaatatcttccgattcacgacagaaatttcagacgttcgggtaattctgtttacattactggcaacacagaatagcgctgtcacatttgacaattcggatctagataacttcatgccctgaccgtcatccttgtcgaacgcgtgttaattgttatttccttctcgctcagtgtcagcagtcgcagtgttttccaaacttttcacgtcgtaagcttggtaattaatgtgtaactgtgaattagtttttcaaacgtttgtcttggatagataaataaagtttaatttaatacattagatttgttttattttactatgtttctacatgaagaaCTTAaacttaatgccgttaaaataattttcaccgttggttaaaattctcccacattttaaagtttgagaacctgtaaacagcatgatgacgtaggcccgtgtcagttaggtcatacgcgaatctcggaatagagtaccaggcggagtatattattataccatggtcagtcttctccgagaccacggggacaacgccatCCTCGAAACGGTAGaggtacatttaaaaaaattattatacacgattaagtcccgttttagtcAGTATTAGAGTATACTagtacattattaatattatattccatTCAGGCATAGCACCTGGAGCTGCTAGCTCAGTGGTCGGGATGGTGGCCCTCATGTCGGCCGCCACCACTCTCAGCAAGATCATACCTGCAACCGACGCCTCCAAGTATGGTGTGTATACTTCAGTTTTCAATTAGACAGTGCGTGTTCTATCCTTCTAAAGTTGATAGATATTCACGATCATCCCATTTTATATGAACCAATCAACATATAGTATAGAATAGATGGACTAAGTTTAAGTCCCTGAATTTACTCTTTAAAACACAATTCTAGCAAGTAGTATGTCATTGATGGGGCTCCACTCACCTTGCTACATGACTTGATTTTCGATACAGTGCCGCATTTGATCGATTGATTGAATTCGTAACACCTAGTTATTTAGTCGATTTGTGGATCCCATTACATTAGTAAATCACGTGATGGTTACATAACATAGAGACGAATATGCTAAAAAGTTGTGCGTGTTTCAGGTAAAAACGTCCTCTGGACGCTGTTGAACGGTGAAGCGTTCGACTACATCGGTTCTCAGCGCATCGCGTTCGACCTGTCACGCGGCGCGTGGCCGCCCGACGCGCCGCTCGCGCCCTCCGACATCGCCCTGCACGTCGAGATCGGACAGATCGGGGGCTCGCTGCCCGCCCTGAAGGATACAGAGGATTGGCCACTTTACGCATATGCACCCGAGGACCCTGGCACTTTGTTTAATGTGAGTCAATTCATTCAGTCTTAACTGCGTCTCGTAATTTTTACGCGAGCGCTACGTTAGACCAGTATCACAGCGCCCGGGCGTCGGACTGACATCGGCCTGCACGTCGAGATCGGATGTTGGCTGTACactacacactcgtcgagagcctTGGCATAAAACTGACCCAATCGGACATGGGCGAGATGAAACAACTAAGAACAAGACGAGAAGGGAGCAGCAtgttctcggcctgtctcggggtctcttgatgagtgtgtacagccggccGGCACGACATATCGGAGGCCTCTCAGACCGTCCTGAAGGATAAAGAGCATTATCCGCTTTAAGCATGTAGCATCCTGGCACACTTTGATTAATTTGAGTCATTACATGCAGTATTAACTGCTTATCCGTAAATATTTGCTCGTTATTAACCTACgcctaaatatatttttcggATTAAAATTAATGACAAGTTTTTAGATCATGGGCCATGGCAGTTATTAAAACAATGAAGCACGTGAGGAAAAGGCTTACAATTGTAAATCATTCGATTCGTACcataatttattgtaatatgaCCCATGCAATGATGTTTCCAGATTACAAATTTTCTAAAGGATCTGAAGGAATACCTGAACAAGAACAACATTACAGTGACGGAGGCATTCTCGAACAATCTGCCGCCTTCCTCGCTGCATTCATTCCGTCGTTTACTGCGCAACGCGACCAGCGAACTGCCCGAATTACTGCTCGCCGACCATAACGGGCCATTCACTAATATGTTCTACAACTCTGCAATGGACGACTATGAAAAGATTAACTACAGATATCACAATATAACTATTGGGACGGACGGGGCTTGTaagtactattttattttatgcaaTTTCATTGTGATACTTTTACGATGTCTGTACTTATCAAAGTTCTCCGAAAACCTGCGAATTTAAGCAGTCTTTTATTTGAAGAAGTAGTCAGTTTGTTGCACATTTCTTTTTTGTGAAGTGATATATTTTATACTATTTGAGCGAGAATATATAGTATACACCAAGTATATTATTtgatttgtttatattattcaGTTGTACCAACGGAAACGCTGGTGAGCACCGGCAACATGACGACGAGGGACCTCCAAGTGAAGATCTCTCGCGTGGCCACGGCGCTCGCCCACACGCTGTACCAGCAGGTCTCGGGCGAGCCTTACGCCGGTGCCGTTACCGCTTCTGCACATTTGGTAAATTCCCATTTCATTTTCTCTCTCACTCTTATGTGAATGGCCGTTCGGGTTCCGATATTTAACGTAGAAAAAAGGTCGTTTATTTTTGATATAGGTAAGTCATTATTGTCCAATACTTTGTGTGTGCATGCACCTAAGCTAAGCATGGTCGTCTAGCTAGATCTAATAACACACTTGTTAATCAATACCTTCTATGGCGAATTGTGTTCCTATCCTCATGACGCCCACCATATAAAATTATAGCTAAGGAAGTTTCAATTTAGTTATATTGTAATAGGgttgaatttcatttgttcgATAATTTTACGAGacaagaaaatttgtttatttaaatgaaagttGAAATTTCATTGAAACAGATTGTACATCGTAATGTACATTGAGAGGCACGAGGCTACGTATATTTAGGTTAAttctagggatgtaccgactagtcgccgactagtcgggaaagccgactatccggccacatttgtagtcggcgattagtcggcgactagtcggcaaaaatggccgattagtcggcacttt
Above is a window of Cydia splendana chromosome Z, ilCydSple1.2, whole genome shotgun sequence DNA encoding:
- the LOC134804646 gene encoding nicastrin — translated: MGFHFLFLFLCCVIIQPIVAERLHGQIYSSIEGGAACFRRLNGTHQAGCSSSNKGAIGVVHMVKDVTDAQWLVFNGSAGPYMAVVSTAMFQNVVELLMDNSDNVAGILLYENATESTYSFSQESACPNEFYSAQGSQCSAKDKSAWNPVGTGLIRRDIPFPIFYLPAARLEEIVKIRQCYERYNLDLESQVGKPLCSIQLNSFMWAAVNSIVCRRRSAASALLTATKVCDPLGDNNVYYSLFPRDKGQQKKKDVILVTARIDTASLFDGIAPGAASSVVGMVALMSAATTLSKIIPATDASKYGKNVLWTLLNGEAFDYIGSQRIAFDLSRGAWPPDAPLAPSDIALHVEIGQIGGSLPALKDTEDWPLYAYAPEDPGTLFNITNFLKDLKEYLNKNNITVTEAFSNNLPPSSLHSFRRLLRNATSELPELLLADHNGPFTNMFYNSAMDDYEKINYRYHNITIGTDGAFVPTETLVSTGNMTTRDLQVKISRVATALAHTLYQQVSGEPYAGAVTASAHLVDELLYCFIEDKLCKLLSAADYGGQTPPAPGEEPPRPAPLYVGVATYLSSATAFAGHLMALLAGQHLSLNKTQCDAAVSPDFSYYWLRGWNHSGVCIETNMNFSEAISPAFIVPEYDFTSGEYSTWTESVWQAMWARVFVSAGGGGASAALACGVVLTVFTALLTYWLQRNVHHVFVNAPHPSIHSTDAVPGILRTVNC